From a single Micromonas commoda chromosome 5, complete sequence genomic region:
- a CDS encoding predicted protein, translated as MGLRVGFVGAGQMAEALCRGFDAAGVAKCVDMTIIDRNQPRRDLFASWGCKIGASNEEVVKNVDVVFISVKPYAVADLLREMAPFLGPNVLVVSIAAGVTLATMEDAAGAGVPIMRVMPNTPCLVGCLAGAMSKGTSCTPEHVDTTARLLGAVGKCHEVPESKMDAVTGVSGSGPAYIYQVIEAMADGGVLAGLPRAVAQDLAARTVMGAAKMVLETGKHPGELKDAVTSPGGTTIAAVHHLEKCGVRAAFQGAVKAAADRAHELSKS; from the coding sequence ATGGGTCTGAGGGTAGGATTCGTGGGCGCGGGCCAGATGGCCGAGGCGCTCTgccgcggcttcgacgcCGCAGGCGTCGCCAAGTGCGTCGACATGACCATCATCGATCGCAACCAGCCCAGGCGCGACCTGTTCGCGTCGTGGGGGTGCAAGATCGGCGCGAGCAACGAGGAGGTGGTAAAGAACGTGGACGTGGTGTTCATCAGCGTCAAGCCCTACGCGGTGGCCGACCTGCTTCGCGAGATGGCGCCGTTCCTCGGCCCCAACGTCCTCGTCgtgtccatcgccgccggcgtgacCCTCGCCACcatggaggacgccgcgggcgcgggcgtgccGATCATGCGCGTGATGCCCAACACCCCGTGCCTCGTGGGgtgcctcgcgggcgccatgtCCAAGGGCACGTCATGCACCCCTGAACACGTCGACACCACCGCGCgactcctcggcgcggtgggcaaGTGCCACGAGGTCCCCGAGTCCAAGATGGACGCCGTCACCGGGGTCTCCGGCTCCGGCCCGGCGTACATATACCAGGTCATCGAGGCCAtggccgacggcggcgtgctcgcgggTCTTCCCAGGGCGGTCGCGcaggacctcgccgcgcgcaccgtcatgggcgccgcgaagatggTGCTCGAGACGGGCAAGCACCCGGGCGAGCTCAAGGAtgcggtgacgtcgccggggggcaccacgatcgcggcggtgcaccaTCTGGAGAAGTGTGGGGTGCGGGCGGCGTTCCAGGGGGCGgtcaaggcggccgcggacaGGGCGCACGAGCTGTCCAAGTCGTGA
- a CDS encoding predicted protein, with product MGGSKQHDATAPGATARRRKSKPARSRPASAARVPLTSAKQLIFGRKIGEGTQGEVRLARHATTGKRYVVKILDLDDPDDPDDPSTEARAVETEADCLRMLSHPNVVRCHGTFRLDPTADDPTSRRRSRLCIVMSHCEGGDLATLLARTKGQPLPEDAVMRWLVQLLLALDHVHSKNVLHRDLKPANVFLSKNLRCVKIGDFGIAKALEHTDDLAVTRVGTPLYMSPELVTGQPYTYASDVWALGCVAYELASGGKRAFDADSIPQLMCKVMTCDYPPVPSHFSRQFERCVGAMLDPDPHERPTAAALLRHPFVRTHAEAWL from the exons aTGGGCGGTTCGAAGCAGCACGATGCGACGGCacccggcgccaccgcgcgtcgccgcaaGTCCAAGCCGGCCCGCTCACGgcccgccagcgccgcgcgcgtccccctcACGTCCGCGAAGCAGCTCATCTTCGGTCGCAAGATCGGCGAGGGCACCCAAGGCGAGGTTCGCCTGGCGCGGCACGCCACCACCGGCAAGAGATACGTCGTCAAGATCCTGGACCTCGACGATCCCGACGATCCGGACGACCCGTCGACG GAGGCTCGGGCGGtcgagacggaggcggaTTGCCTACGCATGCTCTCGCACCCGAACGTGGTGCGATGTCACGGCACCTTCCGGCTGGACccgaccgccgacgacccgacatcgcgccgacgctctcGCCTGTGCATCGTCATGTCGCActgcgagggcggcgacctcgccaccCTCCTCGCCAGGACCAAAGGCCAGCCCCTACCGGAGGATGCCGTCATGCGTTGGCTCGTCCAActcctgctcgcgctcgatcaCGTGCACTCCAAGAACGTCCTCCACAGGGACCTGAAGCCCGCCAACGTCTTCCTCAGCAAGAACCTGCGATGCGTCAAGATCGGCGACTTCGGCatcgccaaggcgctggagCACACGGACGACCTGGCGGTCACCAGGGTGGGCACCCCGCTCTACATGTCCCCCGAGCTCGTCACCGGTCAACCGTACACGTACGCGAGCGACGTGTGGGCTCTCGGGTGCGTCGCGTACGAACTCGCCAGCGGAGGTAaacgcgcgttcgacgccgactcAATCCCGCAGTTGATGTGCAAGGTGATGACGTGCGATTACCCGCCCGTTCCGTCGCACTTCTCGAGGCAATTCGAACGATGCGTGGGCGCGATGCTGGACCCGGATCCGCACGAgaggccgacggcggcggcgctgctgcGCCACCCGTTCGTGCGCACCCACGCCGAGGCGTGGCTC
- a CDS encoding predicted protein — protein sequence KACVIGGGWAGFGAAWQLLKHGFDVTLLDSSPDPGGLSAGWRTANGRAVEAGCKGFWRHYGNIDALAEELGISPFTPYTSSAFYSPKGKEVEAPVLGDLPRLPTPFGTLLYTSPYFTQLSVEDRISALPLAIDLLKYNATVESYLEYDDKSARDVFRGDPTNGRLGASEALYEQFLAPILCALMFAPPEELSASAALDVLYGYVLAHQDDFDVRWCKGTIAEEIFTPWVNKMRELGGPDVLLGGRRVQTVELGEPGARARVVASAPNGTSEIYDADVVVMATGVGAARGIVSSSPELCECPDLAGIKDVPSTDVIAVRLFLDKQVRLPNMSNVFAGFPLGGDDAAVNVAGTFFDLCALHDEYATIAADPRDDVRAVVEVDMYNAGAVLGLADAELVDVALRDVLEGCVPGCVPSDVRVVDSSVLRFKGGVTKFAPGTASLLPKTRVGGLDNFFVAGDYVWQGPDSHGARGLSQEKALVSGLCAADAAAEW from the exons AAGGCCTGCGTCATCGGAGGTGGCTGGGCGGGCTTCGGCGCGGCTTGGCAGCTCCTCAAGCACGGCTTCGACGTCACGCTCCTTGACTCCTCCCCGGACCCCGGCGGGCTGTCCGCCGGTTGGAGAACCGCGAACggccgcgcggtggaggctggATGCAAGGGCTTCTGGCGGCACTACGGCAacatcgacgccctcgcggaggagctcggcatCTCCCCCTTCACCCCGTacacctcgtccgcgttctACTCCCCGAAAGggaaggaggtggaggcgcccGTGCTCGGGGATTTGCCGCGACTGCCCACGCCCTTCGGCACGCTGCTGTACACGTCGCCGTACTTCACGCAGCTCTCCGTCGAGGACAGAATCAGCGCCCTGCCCCTCGCGATCGACCTGCTCAAGTACAACGCCACGGTGGAGTCCTACCTCGAGTACGACGACAAGTCCGCGCGAGACGTCTTCCGTGGGGATCCGACGAACGGGCGGttgggcgcgagcgaggcgctgTACGAGCAGTTCCTCGCCCCGATCCTGTGCGCCCTCATGTTCGCCCCGCCCGAGGAGCTCTCAGCGTCCGCCGCACTCGACGTGCTGTACGGCTACGTGTTGGCGCATCAGGACGACTTCGACGTGCGCTGGTGCAAAGGGAccatcgcggaggagatcTTCACGCCGTGGGTAAACAAGATGCGGGAGCTGGGTGGACCGGACGTGCTGCTCGGGGGCAGACGGGTGCAGACGGTGGAGCTCGGCGaaccgggcgcgagggcgagggtcgtcgcgagcgcgccaaaCG GGACGTCGGAGATTtacgacgccgacgtggtGGTCATGGccaccggcgtcggcgccgcgcgcgggatcgtgtcgtcctcgcccgagCTGTGCGAGTGCCCGGACCTCGCCGGGATCAAGGACGTGCCCTCCacggacgtcatcgccgtgaGACTGTTCCTGGACAAACAAGTGCGTCTTCCCAACATGAGCAACGTATTCGCCGGGTTtcctctcggcggcgacgacgcagccgTGAACGTCGCCGGGACCTTCTTCGACCTGTGCGCGCTCCACGACGAGTACGccacgatcgcggcggacccacgcgacgacgttcgaGCCGTCGTGGAGGTTGACATGTacaacgcgggcgccgtgctCGGGCTGGCGGATGCCGAGctggtcgacgtcgcgctccggGACGTGCTCGAAGGGTGCGTCCCGGGTTGCGTGCCGAGCGACGTGAGGGTCGTGGACTCGTCGGTGCTGCGGTTCAAGGGGGGCGTGACCAAgttcgcgccggggacggcgtcgttGTTGCCCAAGACCAGGGTGGGCGGTTTGGATAATTTTTTCGTCGCCGGGGACTACGTCTGGCAGGGTCCCGACTCtcacggcgctcgcggactgAGCCAGGAGAAGGCGCTCGTGTCGGGTTTGTGCGCGgcagacgcggcggcggagtgg
- a CDS encoding predicted protein: protein PQEDALLREQIQKLGGPGNWTAIAEALPGRSSKSCRLRWCNQLNPMVKRGPFTEDEDRAILAAHAIHGNKWAVISRSIPGRTDNQVKNRFNSTLRR, encoded by the exons CCGCAGGAGGACGCGCTTCTTCGCGAGCAGATCCAGAAGCTCGGCGGCCCGGGCAACTGGACCGCTATCGCCGAGGCTCTGCCCGGTCGCTCGAGCAAGAGCTGCCGCCTGAG GTGGTGCAACCAGCTCAACCCCATGGTCAAGCGCGGCCCGTTCACCGAGGATGAGGAtcgcgcgatcctcgcggcgcatGCCATCCACGGGAACAAGTGGGCGGTCATCTCCCGATCCATCCCCGGCAG GACGGATAACCAGGTGAAGAACCGCTTCAACTCCACCCTCAGGCGC
- a CDS encoding wd-40 repeat family protein/notchless protein (NLE (NUC135) domain. This domain is located N terminal to WD40 repeats. It is found in the microtubule-associated yeast protein YTM1.) produces MATLYVPDSKRRKKDREELALNAPSGPENRVNIIAQLEDAEGNPAGPQLDLPHDADPKQLEEVLNALLQNEDKVPFAFYAADAEITGTLGEHLRKRDASVETVLKIVYQPQALFRVRPVTRCSSAIPGHAEAVLSVAFSPDGKHLASGSGDTTVRLWNHETETPRHTCSGHANWVLCIAWSPDGKYVASGGMDKDVRLWDPESGSAVGGPMRGHKKHVTALAWEPAHVRYPPVRLASASGDGTVRVWNVVHKNCELALTAHTNSVTAVKWGGEGLIYSASRDTTVMVWNAETGAVVRQLRGHGHWVNTLALSSEYVVRTGPYDHKATKPKDDVEAKAKALERYKAATGGKGERIISGSDDFTMFMWTPGTSKQPLQRMTGHVQLINHVLFSPDGRWVASASFDKAVKLWDGHNGTFVATMRGHVGPVYQIAWSADSRMVVSGSKDSTLKVWSVRTKKLELDLPGHADEVFAVDWSPMGTKAASGGKDKMLRLWRH; encoded by the coding sequence ATGGCGACCTTATACGTCCCCGATAGCAAGCGTCGCAAGAAGGACCGCGAGGAGTTGGCGCTCAACGCCCCGTCCGGCCCCGAGAACCGCGTCAACATCATCGCGCAGCTCGAAGATGCCGAGGGCAACCCCGCGGGCCCGCAGCTGGACCTGCCCCACGACGCGGACCCaaagcagctcgaggaggtgctCAACGCGCTCCTGCAGAACGAGGACAAGGTCCCGTTCGCGTTctacgcggcggacgcggagatcACCGGCACCCTGGGCGAGCACCTGCggaagcgcgacgcgagcgtggaGACCGTCCTGAAGATCGTCTACCAACCCCAGGCGCTCTTCCGAGTTCGCCCCGTCACGCGCTGCTCCTCCGCCATTCCCGgccacgccgaggcggtccTCTCCGTCGCATTCTCCCCAGACGGCAAACACCTCGCGTCCGGAAGCGGTGACACCACCGTGCGCTTGTGGAATCACGAGACGGAGACCCCGCGGCACACCTGCTCCGGCCACGCCAACTGGGTCCTCTGCATCGCGTGGTCCCCAGACGGCAAAtacgtcgcgagcggcggcatGGACAAGGACGTGCGGCTGTGGGACCCGGAGAGTGGGTCCGCAGTAGGCGGGCCCATGCGGGGCCACAAGAAGCACGTCACCGCGTTGGCTTGGGAACCGGCTCACGTGCGATACCCCCCGGttcggctcgcgtcggcctCGGGCGACGGAACCGTTCGCGTGTGGAACGTCGTGCACAAAAACTGCGAGctggcgctcaccgcgcacACCAACTCGGTGACCGCCGTGAAGTGGGGGGGCGAGGGGCTCATCTacagcgcgtcgcgggacaCGACGGTGATGGTGTGGAAcgcggagacgggcgcggtggtgcgTCAGCTGAGGGGCCACGGGCACTGGGTGAACACCTTGGCGCTCTCGTCGGAGTACGTCGTTCGAACCGGGCCGTACGATCACAAGGCGACAAAGCCCAAGGACGATgtcgaggccaaggccaaggcgctggAGCGGTACAAGGCGGCGACTGGGGGCAAGGGGGAGCGGATCATCAGCGGGTCGGACGACTTCACCATGTTCATGTGGACCCCGGGGACTTCGAAGCAGCCGCTGCAGCGAATGACGGGGCACGTTCAGCTCATAAACCACGTCCTGTTCTCCCCGGACGGGCGGTgggtggcgtccgcgagtTTCGACAAGGCTGTGAAGCTCTGGGACGGACACAACGGCACGTTCGTCGCCACCATGCGGGGGCACGTCGGACCGGTGTATCAGATTGCCTGGTCGGCGGATTCCCGGATGGTGGTCAGCGGCAGCAAGGACTCCACGCTGAAGGTGTGGTCCGTTCGAACCAAGAAGCTGGAGTTGGACCTGCCGGggcacgcggacgaggtgttCGCGGTGGACTGGTCGCCCATGGGGACaaaggcggcgagcgggggaAAGGACAAGATGCTTCGGCTCTGGCGTCACTAG
- a CDS encoding predicted protein has protein sequence METRWTQGGLRPRVVHESTSDWIRRVAFDWPNAVMGTAAGSVLVCNCEELGGLEYRERARRLLARRKDAHSRDWRAVEDRGLGERSLLGLYDAGAVTAVAIAGDLVASGGRDGKLRAWRIPPGADVDSPGHPRDGERLMCVGAAEHPEVVTGAEFDVAGGCVWTSCLDGKIRRWGLGGNDEDANDETDDEDDAKTLELLGEWSVGQAALCLSLDPNARVLYAGTADGGAVAMDAGSLNANDDGDGDDAGSSSSSSSSSSSIGATLGAWTAHEDGVTRSVSHARGGCLTGSSTGAVYAWRVDRREGASCVSPSLAAKMIGHAAAVVSISTGNPRHVVSGAHDGTVRVWNAPDLTPDDEDGEERGGGGDVKKSECLYAVTGHTVWLGSVQADETRIVCDGANNIAMCYDFSDDPDDNGDI, from the coding sequence ATGGAGACGAGGTGGACGCAGGGCGGGCTGCGACCGAGGGTGGTGCACGAGTCCACCAGCGACTGGATACGACGCGTGGCGTTCGACTGGCCCAACGCGGTCATGGGCACCGCGGCCGGGTCTGTGCTGGTGTGCAACTGCGAGGAACTCGGCGGTTTGGAGtaccgcgaacgcgcgcgccgccttttGGCGCGGCGTAAAGACGCGCACTCGCGGGATtggcgcgcggtcgaggaccgcggactcggcgagcgcTCCCTCCTCGGACTttacgacgcgggcgcggtgacggctgtcgccatcgccggcgacctcgtcgcgtccggggggcgcgacggcaaACTACGCGCGTGGCGAATCCcacccggcgcggacgtcgacagCCCGGGGCACCCCAGGGACGGCGAGCGGCTCATGTGCGTGGGTGCCGCGGAGCACCCGGAAGTCGTCACGGGTGCCGagttcgacgtcgccggaggaTGCGTGTGGACGTCGTGTCTCGACGGGAAGATTCGTCGTTGGGGGCTCGGCGGaaacgacgaggacgcgaacgacgaaacggacgacgaggacgatgccAAGACGTTGGAGCTCCTCGGGGAATGGTCCGTTGGTCAGGCGGCGCTGTGCCTCTCCCTGGACCCGAACGCGAGGGTTTTGTACGCCGGCACCGCGGACggaggcgccgtcgcgatggacgccgggTCTTTAAACGCGaatgacgacggcgacggcgatgacgcgggctcgtcgtcgtcgtcgtcgtcgtcgtcgtcgtcgatcgggGCGACGCTCGGGGCGTGGACTGCgcacgaggacggcgtgACGCGTTCGGtgtcgcacgcgcggggcgggtgcCTGACCGGGAGCAGCACGGGGGCGGTGTACGCGTGGCgcgtcgatcggcgcgagggggcgagttgcgtgtcgccgtcgctcgccgcgaagatgatcggtcacgccgcggcggtggtgtcCATCTCCACGGGGAATCCGCGGCACGTGGTGTCGGGGGCGCACGACGGGACGGTGCGCGTGTGGAACGCGCCCGATCTCacgcccgacgacgaggacggagaggagcgcggcggcggcggcgacgtgaagAAATCGGAGTGCCTCTACGCGGTGACTGGGCACACCGTGTGGCTGGGCAGCGTGCAGGCGGACGAGACGCGGATCGtgtgcgacggcgcgaacaaCATCGCGATGTGCTACGACTTCAGCGATGATCCCGACGACAACGGCGACATCTGA
- a CDS encoding predicted protein yields the protein MADVAEIVAINENVAAAPKAKKAPAAKKPKAPLGEKDVNAAKPASSSSSDGKAIEDIYQKKTQLEHILLRPDTYVGSCEKTEEKAWVYCKDTNKLVQRQMSFVPGLYKIFDEILVNATDNKVRDPSMVTLRVDIDQEAGCIRVYNDGNGIPVEMHKEEGVYVPELIFGHLLTSSNYNDNEKKVTGGRNGYGAKLANIFSTEFVVETCDGSRERRYRQVFKNNMGEKCEPVVTKCKPTDNWTCITFKPDLAKFNMTELEDDTVALMCKRVYDAAGNIGKNTKVFLNGERLKVKGFSDYVDLYLEGRENAPKVYEKVNDRWEVCVTISDSGNFQQVSFVNGICTMKGGTHVNQVADEVAGKLLEKIKKKEKSCKNLKAAHVKNHLWVFVNALIENPAFDSQTKETLNTRASNFGSKYEASDKVIKQMMNSGIVEQILSWASFKQSKEMKKSDGKKATRLTGIPKLDDANDAGGRNSEHCTLILTEGDSAKALAVSGLSVVGRDRYGVFPLRGKLLNVRDASHDQIMNNAEINHIKQILGLRHGTTYESAKSLRYGHIMIMTDQDHDGSHIKGLLINFLHAHFPSLLKIPGFLVEFITPIIKATKGKQSKVFYTLPEYDNWKEHAEETGTGRGWNIKYYKGLGTSTAKEAKEYFAALDHHKKTFAWTTDGDGNLIDMAFSKKRVEDRKAWLNAYEPGTYLDMTGDDVRYDDFINKELILFSRADLMRSIPSVVDGFKPSQRKVLFSCFKRKLKSDIKVAQLSGYVSEHSAYHHGEASLASTIVGLAQDFVGSNNVNLLVPSGQFGTRLQGGKDHASPRYIFTRLAPICRVIFPECDDALLDYLDEDGQVIEPEHYLPILPLVLVNGADGIGTGWSTSIPNFNPRDIVANIRRILDDECTERMHPWYRNFKGTIEEEIVKGEIRYNITGKYEIVDETTLVITELPLRSWTTDYKDFLENMLSPKEKNAQPFITDYKEHHTDTTVHFIVTMTPENMAKAQKDGIEKKFKLCAKVSTSNMHAFDEKGGITKYSSPEAIMEAFVPLRLDAYARRRAMLIRQAEFELKRMSNKVRFILAVVDGEMTIGRKKKSVLIEELEAAGYDKMPKTAKAAAAADAEPAESGLSDISEEGAPAPADGASYDYLLSMPLWNLTQEKVDELVEEQRVKTAEVEELHGTTDKQLWIRDLDAFDAAMDVFDAEDAKAAEELAKQQRAAARNQTKGGKKALAKKKKAARAMDSDEDSEEDEDFSDDEFVPTKAKAKKAAAAPAAKKAPSARAKKPTAAPASSATSEVSEAVSAQVSEAVSAPPPAPEPESDDEFEVAPKLSLAERLLQRAGAPSAAAAKVKPAAKPAAAKKPAAAKAKPAAAKDEFDFSGSEDDSEPAPVVKKPAPAKKPAPAKKAAANSDDEFGSDAESDVEAIADVAPRAASSRRGGAARKVYKEESSDEESDEDDFEDDGDDSDFE from the exons ATGGCGGACGTCGCTGAGATCGTTGCGATCAAcgagaacgtcgccgcggcgcccaag gccaagaaggcccCCGCTGCGAAGAAGCCCAAGGCTCCCCTCGGCGAGAAGGATGTCAACGCGGCCaagcccgcgtcgtcctcctcctccgacggcAAGGCCATCGAGGATATCTACCAGAAGAAGACCCAGCTCGAGCacatcctcctccgccccgaCACCTACGTCGGCTCGTGCGAGAAGACTGAGGAGAAGGCCTGGGTGTACTGCAAGGACACCAACAAACTGGTCCAGCGCCAGATGTCATTCGTCCCCGGTCTCTACAAGATCTTCGACGAGATCCTCGTCAACGCCACCGACAACAAGGTGCGCGATCCCTCGATGGTgaccctccgcgtcgacatTGACCAGGAAGCCGGGTGCATCCGCGTGTACAACGACGGCAACGGCATCCCGGTCGAGATGCACAAGGAGGAGGGAGTCTACGTCCCCGAGCTCATCTTTGGTCACCTGCTCACGTCGTCCAACTACAACGACAACGAGAAGAAGGTTACCGGCGGCAGGAACGGATACGGCGCCAAGCTGGCCAACATCTTCTCCACCGAGTTTGTCGTCGAGACCTGCGACGgcagccgcgagcggcggtaCCGCCAGGTGTTCAAGAACAACATGGGTGAGAAGTGCGAACCGGTAGTGACCAAGTGCAAGCCCACCGACAACTGGACCTGCATCACCTTCAAGCCCGACCTCGCCAAGTTTAACATgaccgagctcgaggacgacacCGTGGCTCTGATGTGCAAGCGCGTTTATGACGCCGCCGGTAACATCGGCAAGAACACCAAGGTGTTCCTCAACGGCGAGAGGCTCAAGGTGAAGGGCTTCAGTGATTACGTCGACCTTTACCTGGAGGGCAGGGAGAACGCCCCCAAGGTTTACGAGAAGGTTAACGACCGCTGGGAGGTTTGCGTGACCATCTCGGACTCTGGCAACTTCCAGCAGGTGTCCTTCGTCAACGGTATCTGCACCATGAAGGGCGGCACGCACGTCAACCAGGTCGCCGATGAGGTGGCGGGTAAGCTCCTCGAGAAGatcaagaagaaggagaagtcCTGCAAGAACCTCAAGGCTGCTCACGTCAAGAACCACCTCTGGGTGTTTGTCAACGCTCTCATTGAGAACCCCGCGTTTGACTCGCAGACCAAGGAGACGCTCaacacccgcgcgtccaacTTCGGCAGCAAGTACGAGGCCAGCGACAAGGTCATCAAGCAGATGATGAACAGCGGTATCGTCGAGCAGATCCTCTCCTGGGCGTCCTTCAAGCAGAGCAAGGAGATGAAAAAGTCTGACGGCAAGAAGGCTACCAGGCTCACCGGCATTCCCAAGCTCGATGACGccaacgacgcgggcggccgcAACTCCGAGCACTGCACCCTCATCCTTACCGAAGGTGACTCGGCGAAGGCACTTGCGGTGTCCGGCCtctccgtcgtcggtcgCGATCGATACGGCGTCTTCCCGCTCCGCGGTAAGCTTCTCAACGTTCGTGACGCGAGCCACGATCAGATCATGAACAACGCCGAGATTAACCACATCAAGCAGATCCTCGGCCTCCGCCACGGCACCACGTACGAGTCCGCCAAGAGCCTCCGCTACGGTCACATCATGATCATGACCGATCAGGACCACGACGGCTCCCACATCAAGGGTCTCCTGATTAACTTTCTCCACGCGCATTTCCCATCGCTGCTCAAGATTCCCGGTTTCCTCGTCGAGTTCATCACCCCGATCATCAAGGCGACCAAGGGCAAGCAGAGCAAGGTTTTCTACACCCTTCCCGAGTACGACAACTGGAAAGAGCACGCCGAGGAGACGGGAACCGGCCGCGGCTGGAACATCAAGTACTACAAGGGTCTCGGTACGTCAACCGCCAAGGAAGCCAAGGAGTACTTTGCCGCGCTCGACCACCACAAGAAGACCTTCGCGTGGaccaccgacggcgacggtaaCCTCATCGACATGGCCTTCAGCAAgaagcgcgtcgaggatcgcAAGGCGTGGTTGAACGCCTACGAGCCGGGAACGTACCTGGACATGACGGGCGATGACGTCAGGTACGACGATTTCATCAACAAGGAGCTCATCCTCTTCTCCCGCGCGGATCTCATGCGATCGATCCcttccgtcgtcgacgggttCAAGCCCTCGCAGAGGAAGGTGCTCTTCTCGTGCTTCAAGCGTAAGCTCAAGTCCGACATCAAAGTTGCGCAGCTCTCGGGCTACGTCTCTGAGCACTCCGCGTACCACCACGGCGAGGCcagcctcgcgtccaccatcgtcggcctcgcgcaAGATTTTGTCGGGAGCAACAACGTGAACCTGCTGGTGCCCTCCGGCCAGTTCGGTACCCGCCTGCAGGGCGGTAAGGACCACGCGTCCCCCCGTTACATTTTCACCAGGCTCGCGCCCATCTGCCGCGTCATTTTCCCCgagtgcgacgacgccctcctcgactacctcgacgaggacggccaGGTGATTGAACCCGAGCACTACCTTCCGATCCTGCCCCTGGTTCTGGTcaacggcgccgacggcatcGGCACAGGCTGGTCCACGTCCATCCCCAACTTCAACCCGCGGGATATCGTCGCCAACATCCGCCgcatcctcgacgacgagtgcACCGAGCGTATGCACCCTTGGTACCGCAACTTCAAAGGAaccatcgaggaggagattgTCAAGGGTGAGATTCGGTACAACATCACCGGCAAGTACGAGATCGTCGACGAGACGACGCTGGTGATCACCGAGCTTCCCCTCAGGTCCTGGACCACCGATTACAAGGATTTCCTCGAGAACATGCTCAGCCCCAAGGAGAAGAACGCGCAGCCGTTCATAACCGACTACAAGGAGCACCACACCGACACCACCGTGCACTTTATCGTCACCATGACGCCCGAGAATATGGCCAAGGCCCAGAAGGACGGCATCGAGAAGAAGTTCAAGCTCTGCGCCAAGGTGTCAACCTCCAACATGCACGCCTTCGACGAGAAGGGCGGCATCACCAAGTACTCATCACCCGAGGCCATCATGGAGGCTTTCGTGCCccttcgcctcgacgcgtacgCTCGCAGGCGCGCCATGCTCATCCGCCAGGCTGAATTTGAGCTCAAGCGCATGTCCAACAAGGTGCGAttcatcctcgccgtcgtcgacggcgagatgACCATCGGCCGCAAGAAAAAGAGCGTGctcatcgaggagctcgaggcggccggTTACGACAAGATGCCGAAGacggccaaggctgccgccgccgccgacgccgagccggCCGAGTCTGGTCTCTCCGACATCTCCGAGGAAGGTGCCCCGgcacccgccgacggcgcctccTACGACTACCTCCTCTCCATGCCCCTGTGGAACCTCACCCAGGAGAAGGttgacgagctcgtggaggAACAGCGGGTCAAGACGGCTGAGGTTGAGGAGCTTCACGGGACCACGGATAAGCAGCTCTGGATccgcgacctcgacgcgtttgacgccgccatggacgtcttcgacgccgaggacgccaaagctgcggaggagctcgccaagcagcagcgcgccgcggcgaggaaccaGACCAAGGGTGGCAAAAAGGCGCtggccaagaagaagaaggctgcgcgcgcgatggactcTGATGAGGACTctgaggaggatgaggacttcagcgacgacgagtttgTTCCcaccaaggccaaggcgaagaaggctgccgccgcgcccgccgccaagaaggccccgtccgctcgcgcgaagaagcccaccgccgcgcccgcctcctcggcaacCTCCGAAGTCTCCGAGGCTGTCTCTGCCCAAGTCTCCGAGGCTGTCTctgcgccgccccccgcgccggaacCTGAGAGCGACGATGAATTCGAGGTTGCGCCCAAGCTGAGCCTCGCGGAGCGCCTGCtgcagcgcgcgggggcgccctccgccgccgccgccaaggtcAAGCCCGCCGCtaagcccgccgccgccaagaagcccgccgccgccaaggccaagcccgccgccgccaaggacgagTTTGACTTTTCGGGCTCGGAGGATGACtcggagcccgcgcccgtcgtcaagaagcccgcgcccgctaagaagcccgcgcccgccaagaaggctgccgcAAACAGCGACGATGAGTTCGGCTCGGACGCCGAGAGCGACGTCGAGGCTATCGCCGACGTGGCTCCCAGGGCGGCTTCCTCCCgcaggggcggcgccgcgaggaaggttTACAAGGAGGAATCCTCCGACGAGGAATCGGATGAAGACGacttcgaggacgacggcgacgactcTGACTTTGAGTGA